A DNA window from Xyrauchen texanus isolate HMW12.3.18 chromosome 6, RBS_HiC_50CHRs, whole genome shotgun sequence contains the following coding sequences:
- the LOC127645817 gene encoding DNA-directed RNA polymerases I, II, and III subunit RPABC1-like: MDDEEETYRLWKIRKTIMQLCHDRGYLVTQDELDQTLDEFKGQFGDRPSEGRPRRTDLTVLVAHNDDPTDQMFVFFPEEMKVGIKTIKMYCQRMQEENIARAIIVVQTGMTPSAKQSLVDMAPKYILEQFLQQELLINLTEHELVPEHIVMTKEEVTELLARYKLKESQLPRIQSGDPVARYFGLKRGQVVKIIRPSETAGRYITYRLVQ, from the exons ATGGATGACGAAGAGGAGACATATCGACTATGGAAAATTCGGAAGACCATAATGCAG CTCTGTCATGATCGAGGATACCTGGTGACTCAAGATGAGCTGGACCAGACATTGGATGAGTTCAAAGGTCAGTTTGGTGACCGACCCAGTGAGGGGCGACCCAGACGGACCGACCTCACCGTGCTGGTCGCTCACAACGACGACCCCACCGACCAGATGTTTGTTTTCTTCCCAG AGGAGATGAAAGTGGGCATCAAGACTATTAAGATGTACTGCCAGCGAATGCAAGAGGAAAACATCGCCAGGGCCATTATCGTAGTCCAGACGGGCATGACGCCATCTGCTAAACAG TCTCTGGTAGACATGGCACCAAAGTACATCCTGGAACAGTTTCTACAGCAAGAGCTGCTTATAAACCTCACCGAGCACGAG TTGGTTCCTGAACACATCGTGATGACAAAAGAGGAAGTGACGGAGCTGCTGGCTAGATA TAAACTCAAGGAGAGCCAGTTACCCAGAATTCAGTCTGGTGACCCTGTGGCTCGATATTTTGGGCTGAAACGAGGGCAG GTTGTGAAGATCATCAGGCCCAGTGAGACCGCTGGACGATACATCACATATAGACTTGTACAGTGA